Proteins encoded within one genomic window of Fusobacterium sp. SYSU M8D902:
- the frr gene encoding ribosome recycling factor — MTGKEVVSLCKDKMGKAVEATKHKFASIRAGRASVSMLDGIKVEQYGSEMPLNQVGSVSAPEARLLVIDPWDKSLIAKIEKSIIAANLGLTPNNDGKVIRLVMPELTADRRKEYVKMAKSEAENGKVAVRNIRKDGNNDLKKLLKDKENPISEDEVKNLEAEIQKLTDAHIKEIDELFAKKEKEITTV, encoded by the coding sequence ATGACAGGTAAAGAAGTAGTAAGTTTATGTAAAGATAAAATGGGAAAGGCTGTTGAAGCTACAAAACATAAGTTTGCATCAATAAGAGCAGGAAGAGCAAGTGTTTCTATGCTTGATGGAATAAAAGTTGAGCAATATGGATCAGAGATGCCTTTAAATCAAGTAGGATCTGTTTCAGCTCCAGAAGCAAGATTATTAGTAATTGATCCTTGGGATAAATCACTAATAGCTAAAATAGAAAAATCAATAATCGCAGCTAACTTAGGATTAACTCCAAACAATGACGGAAAAGTTATAAGATTAGTAATGCCAGAATTAACTGCTGACAGAAGAAAAGAGTATGTAAAAATGGCTAAATCAGAAGCTGAAAATGGAAAAGTAGCTGTAAGAAACATCAGAAAAGATGGAAATAATGATCTTAAAAAATTATTAAAAGATAAAGAAAATCCTATCTCTGAAGATGAAGTTAAAAACTTAGAAGCTGAAATTCAAAAATTAACAGATGCTCACATAAAAGAGATTGATGAGTTATTTGCTAAAAAAGAAAAAGAGATAACAACTGTTTAA